A section of the Streptomyces xinghaiensis S187 genome encodes:
- a CDS encoding HAD family hydrolase codes for MENPSLPRTAAFFDLDKTVIAKSSALAFSKSFYQGGLINRRAVLRTAYAQFVYLLGGADHDQTERMREYLSALCRGWNVQQVREIVAETLHDLIDPIIYDEAASLIERHHTAGHDVVIVSTSGAEVVEPISRLLGADRAVATRMVVEDGCYTGEVEYYAYGPAKAEAITRLAGSEGYDLARCYAYSDSITDIPMLEAVGHPHAVNPDRGLRREAVARGWPVLSFDRPVRLKQRAPSLSLPAWGPAWTSPSRPLVVGAVAVTAAAAAAGLVWYAGRRRAAACPPA; via the coding sequence GTGGAAAACCCCTCCTTGCCGCGCACAGCCGCCTTCTTCGACCTCGACAAGACAGTGATTGCCAAGTCGAGCGCACTGGCCTTCAGCAAGTCCTTCTACCAGGGCGGCCTCATCAACCGCAGGGCCGTCCTGCGCACCGCTTATGCCCAGTTCGTCTATCTCCTCGGCGGGGCCGACCACGACCAGACGGAGCGGATGCGGGAGTACCTCTCCGCGCTCTGCCGCGGCTGGAACGTGCAGCAGGTGCGGGAGATCGTCGCGGAGACCCTGCACGACCTGATCGATCCGATCATCTACGACGAGGCGGCCTCGCTGATCGAACGCCACCACACCGCGGGCCACGACGTCGTGATCGTCAGCACCTCGGGCGCCGAAGTGGTCGAACCGATCAGCCGGCTCCTCGGCGCGGACCGCGCGGTCGCCACACGGATGGTCGTCGAGGACGGCTGCTACACCGGCGAGGTGGAGTACTACGCCTACGGGCCCGCGAAGGCCGAGGCCATCACCCGGCTCGCCGGGAGCGAGGGGTACGACCTGGCGCGCTGCTACGCCTACAGCGACTCGATCACCGACATACCCATGCTGGAGGCGGTCGGCCATCCGCACGCCGTCAACCCCGACCGCGGACTGCGCCGCGAGGCCGTCGCCCGTGGCTGGCCCGTTCTCTCCTTCGACCGGCCGGTCCGGCTGAAGCAGCGCGCGCCGTCGCTCTCCCTCCCCGCCTGGGGACCGGCCTGGACGTCCCCGAGCCGCCCCCTGGTCGTCGGCGCGGTCGCCGTGACGGCGGCGGCAGCGGCCGCCGGACTCGTCTGGTACGCCGGCCGGCGCCGTGCGGCCGCCTGCCCGCCGGCATGA
- a CDS encoding DUF4244 domain-containing protein, translating into MYTWLRDRGRALRGKDAQAGMTTAEYAVGTIAAAGFGAVLYKVVTSDAVTGALQSVIGKALDAQF; encoded by the coding sequence ATGTACACCTGGTTGCGGGACCGCGGGCGTGCGCTGCGCGGGAAGGACGCGCAGGCCGGTATGACGACCGCCGAGTACGCGGTCGGCACCATCGCCGCTGCCGGCTTCGGCGCGGTCCTCTACAAAGTGGTGACCAGTGACGCGGTCACGGGTGCCCTGCAGTCCGTGATCGGAAAGGCGCTCGATGCGCAGTTCTGA
- a CDS encoding TadE family type IV pilus minor pilin — MRSSDRGYVTAEAAVALPVLALFAMILIWGQMAASAHIRCVDAARAGARAAARSEPREAALAAARAAAPRGAEIGLRRGEGLVRVTVAVRAPGPGPLGLRLRSEAVALDESVAGPPEETEPGRSGTGSPAPDGGAAEPVDPAGPPEKSGGGR; from the coding sequence ATGCGCAGTTCTGACCGCGGATACGTGACGGCGGAGGCGGCCGTGGCGCTGCCGGTGCTGGCACTGTTCGCCATGATCCTGATCTGGGGTCAGATGGCCGCGTCCGCACACATCCGGTGTGTGGACGCGGCACGGGCGGGGGCGAGGGCCGCCGCCCGGTCCGAACCCCGGGAAGCCGCGCTGGCCGCGGCCCGCGCGGCCGCGCCCCGGGGCGCGGAGATCGGCCTGCGCCGCGGGGAGGGGCTGGTCCGGGTGACGGTCGCGGTCCGGGCTCCGGGCCCGGGGCCGCTGGGCCTCCGGCTGCGGTCCGAGGCCGTCGCCCTGGACGAGTCCGTGGCCGGACCACCGGAGGAGACGGAGCCCGGCCGGTCCGGCACCGGCTCTCCGGCACCGGATGGTGGTGCAGCGGAACCGGTGGACCCGGCAGGCCCGCCGGAGAAGTCCGGGGGTGGACGGTGA
- a CDS encoding ATP-binding protein, whose amino-acid sequence MKIAFVGKGGSGKTTLSSLFIRRLAAARIPVLAVDADINQHLGTALGLGDEEAAALPAMGARLSLIKDWLRGTNPRIGSAETMIKTTPPGTGSRLLRLSEDNPVFAACVRPVPLDEGEAGLMVTGPFTEADLGVACYHSKTGAVELCLNHLVDGRQEYVVVDMTAGSDSFASGMFTRFDMTFLVAEPTRKGIAVYRQYKEYARDFGVALRVVGNKVQGPEDLAFLREEAGDDLLTAFGHSDWVRALEKGRPPRFDLLEEPNREALRTLHEAADGSYEHRDWRRYTRQMVHFHLRNAESWGNTRTGTDLAAQVDPGFVLDERLVSPQPA is encoded by the coding sequence ATGAAGATCGCTTTCGTTGGGAAGGGCGGCAGCGGCAAGACGACGCTGTCCTCGCTCTTCATCCGCCGGCTCGCCGCCGCCCGGATCCCGGTGCTCGCCGTGGACGCCGACATCAACCAGCACCTGGGAACCGCCCTCGGCCTCGGCGACGAGGAGGCGGCCGCGCTGCCGGCCATGGGCGCACGGCTGTCGCTGATCAAGGACTGGCTTCGGGGCACCAACCCGCGGATCGGCTCGGCCGAGACCATGATCAAGACCACCCCGCCGGGCACGGGCTCACGGCTGCTCCGGCTGTCCGAGGACAACCCCGTCTTCGCCGCCTGCGTCCGGCCGGTCCCGCTGGACGAGGGCGAGGCCGGGCTGATGGTCACCGGCCCGTTCACCGAGGCCGACCTGGGCGTGGCCTGCTACCACTCGAAGACCGGGGCGGTCGAACTCTGCCTCAACCACCTGGTCGACGGCCGGCAGGAGTACGTGGTCGTCGACATGACGGCCGGCTCGGACTCCTTCGCCTCCGGGATGTTCACCCGCTTCGACATGACGTTCCTGGTGGCCGAGCCGACCCGCAAGGGCATCGCCGTCTACCGCCAGTACAAGGAGTACGCGCGCGACTTCGGCGTCGCGCTGCGCGTGGTCGGCAACAAGGTGCAGGGCCCCGAGGACCTGGCCTTCCTCCGCGAGGAGGCCGGGGACGACCTGCTGACCGCCTTCGGCCACTCGGACTGGGTCCGCGCCCTGGAGAAGGGCCGCCCGCCCCGCTTCGACCTGCTGGAGGAGCCCAACCGCGAGGCCCTGCGGACCCTGCACGAGGCCGCGGACGGTTCGTACGAGCACCGGGACTGGCGGCGTTACACCCGCCAGATGGTCCACTTCCACCTGCGGAACGCGGAGAGCTGGGGCAACACGCGGACGGGCACCGATCTGGCGGCCCAGGTGGACCCCGGTTTCGTCCTGGACGAGCGGTTGGTCAGTCCGCAGCCTGCCTGA
- a CDS encoding type II secretion system F family protein: MNTELVHSLWAAAPAGGAVFAAAVLRSARSRASRRRLALLLTTAHAPGRDGAALRRPPGHGMSWRGRRRSGRARTARWTGVAREWWPVVGAGLAASAVIGGAVGCAVGVATGYAVRRWARRRPGPGARRSAETAGLPLAADLLAACLAAGAGPREAAVAVGRSLGGPVGERLNRVAAELRLGGDPEEAWGRLAEVPGAAGLARCLARAQVTGVSAVEPVARVAAECRAGGARAAAAAARRAAVLATAPLGLCFLPAFLTVGVAPVLIGLAGDLLSGPG; the protein is encoded by the coding sequence GTGAACACGGAACTCGTCCACAGCCTGTGGGCGGCGGCGCCGGCGGGTGGGGCGGTCTTCGCGGCAGCGGTGCTGCGGAGCGCGCGGTCCCGGGCCTCCCGGCGGCGGCTGGCCCTGCTGCTGACCACGGCCCATGCTCCGGGGCGCGACGGTGCCGCGCTGCGCCGCCCACCCGGCCACGGCATGTCCTGGCGGGGCCGCCGGCGCTCCGGCCGCGCCCGCACGGCGCGGTGGACCGGGGTGGCCCGGGAGTGGTGGCCGGTGGTCGGTGCGGGACTGGCCGCGTCGGCGGTCATCGGCGGAGCGGTGGGCTGCGCGGTGGGGGTCGCGACCGGATACGCCGTCCGGAGATGGGCCCGGAGGAGACCCGGTCCAGGAGCCCGGCGGAGTGCCGAGACGGCCGGGCTGCCGCTGGCCGCGGATCTCCTGGCGGCCTGCCTCGCGGCGGGCGCGGGGCCGCGAGAGGCCGCCGTGGCCGTGGGCCGTTCGCTCGGCGGGCCGGTCGGTGAGCGGCTGAACCGGGTTGCCGCCGAACTGCGCCTGGGCGGTGATCCAGAGGAGGCGTGGGGACGGCTGGCCGAGGTGCCGGGGGCGGCCGGGCTGGCCCGGTGCCTGGCGCGAGCGCAGGTCACGGGCGTGTCGGCGGTGGAGCCGGTGGCTCGGGTGGCGGCCGAGTGCCGGGCCGGAGGGGCGCGGGCGGCGGCAGCGGCGGCGCGGCGGGCGGCGGTGCTCGCCACCGCGCCCCTGGGCCTGTGCTTCCTGCCCGCCTTTCTGACCGTCGGGGTGGCGCCGGTGCTCATCGGCCTGGCCGGCGATCTGCTGAGCGGGCCCGGATGA
- a CDS encoding TadA family conjugal transfer-associated ATPase: protein MRLAETGAEPTPARVAAALRAEGRLLGDAGVLAVVTALRSELVGAGPLEPLLADPAVTDVLVTAPDRVWVDRGRGLELTDVGFPDAAAVRALAQRLAAVAGRRLDDARPWVDARLPGGTRLHAVLPPVAVGSTCLSLRVVRPRAFGLTGLVAAGTVPPGGERLLRALLEARLSFLVSGGAGVGKTTLLSSLLSLVDPAERIVLAEDSAELRPEHPHVVRLETRPPNQEGTGRVTLRDLVRQALRMRPDRLVVGEVRGPEVTDLLAALNTGHSGCGTVHANAAADVPARLEALGSTAGLDRAALHSQLAAALSVLIHLVRDRRTGLRRIAEMHVLERGGTGLVTTVPAAVWGTAGGEPVLGPGWPRLNRLLAVSAGASPEEGGTW, encoded by the coding sequence TTGCGCCTCGCCGAGACGGGGGCCGAGCCCACACCGGCGCGGGTGGCCGCCGCGCTGCGGGCCGAGGGCCGGCTGCTCGGTGACGCGGGGGTGCTCGCCGTGGTGACGGCGCTGCGCTCCGAGCTGGTGGGGGCGGGCCCCCTGGAACCGCTGCTCGCCGATCCCGCGGTCACCGACGTCCTGGTCACCGCGCCCGACCGGGTGTGGGTGGACCGTGGCCGCGGGCTGGAACTGACGGATGTGGGTTTCCCCGACGCCGCGGCGGTACGGGCACTGGCCCAGCGGCTGGCCGCCGTGGCCGGGCGCCGGCTGGACGACGCACGGCCCTGGGTGGACGCCCGGCTCCCCGGCGGAACCCGGCTCCACGCGGTGCTGCCCCCGGTGGCCGTCGGCTCCACCTGTCTGTCGCTGCGGGTGGTCCGCCCCCGGGCCTTCGGCCTGACGGGGCTGGTCGCCGCGGGAACGGTGCCGCCCGGTGGCGAACGGCTGCTGCGCGCACTGCTGGAGGCCCGGCTGTCCTTTCTGGTCAGCGGGGGCGCCGGAGTGGGGAAGACCACCCTGCTCTCCAGCCTGCTGAGCCTGGTGGATCCCGCCGAGCGCATCGTGCTCGCCGAGGACTCGGCGGAACTGCGCCCCGAACACCCGCATGTGGTCCGCCTGGAGACCCGGCCGCCGAACCAGGAGGGCACCGGCCGGGTCACCCTGCGGGATCTGGTGCGGCAGGCGCTGCGCATGCGGCCCGACCGGCTGGTCGTCGGGGAGGTCCGCGGTCCGGAGGTGACCGATCTGCTCGCCGCGCTGAACACCGGTCACAGCGGTTGCGGCACGGTGCACGCCAATGCCGCCGCCGATGTTCCCGCCCGGCTGGAGGCTCTCGGCTCCACCGCGGGGCTCGACCGGGCGGCGCTGCACAGCCAGTTGGCGGCCGCCCTGTCGGTGCTCATCCACCTGGTGCGGGACCGGCGGACGGGTCTGCGCCGGATCGCCGAGATGCACGTGCTGGAGCGGGGCGGCACCGGCCTCGTCACCACGGTCCCGGCCGCGGTCTGGGGTACGGCGGGCGGTGAGCCCGTGCTCGGTCCCGGATGGCCGCGGCTGAACCGGCTGCTGGCCGTGTCCGCCGGCGCGAGCCCGGAAGAGGGAGGCACGTGGTGA
- a CDS encoding oxidoreductase, with the protein MRTNADPLAALGALPGVTDSVDSVRKAVDRVYGHRVMRRRSTEITSEAALRGARASAALAGADWALEEVRRRTDFSAAGEPRVVGAALRLTAEAGQLLGVWRQSPLRVLARLHLVAASGAAPEDSVGRPRLAGEAVDEPLVTLSLPEADEMAGRLEGLAGLLLAGGGAPALVTAAVVHGELLTLRPFASCNGLVARTAERIVLIGSGLDPKAVCPSEVGHAELGSAAYAEALAGYASGTPEGVAAWIAHCGRAVGLGARESTAVCEALQRGAA; encoded by the coding sequence ATGCGTACGAATGCCGATCCGCTCGCCGCTCTCGGCGCCCTCCCGGGCGTGACCGATTCCGTGGACTCCGTACGGAAGGCCGTGGACCGGGTCTACGGCCACCGGGTGATGCGCCGCCGGAGCACCGAGATCACCTCCGAGGCCGCCCTGCGCGGGGCCCGCGCGTCCGCGGCGCTGGCCGGCGCCGACTGGGCGCTGGAAGAGGTCCGCAGGCGCACGGACTTCAGCGCCGCGGGGGAGCCCCGGGTGGTGGGCGCGGCCCTGCGGCTGACCGCGGAGGCGGGGCAGCTGCTGGGCGTGTGGCGGCAGTCGCCGCTGCGCGTGCTGGCCCGGCTCCATCTGGTGGCCGCCTCGGGCGCGGCGCCGGAGGACTCGGTGGGCCGGCCGCGGCTGGCGGGCGAGGCCGTCGACGAGCCGCTGGTGACGCTGTCGCTGCCGGAGGCGGACGAGATGGCGGGACGGCTGGAAGGGCTCGCCGGACTGCTGCTGGCCGGGGGCGGCGCGCCGGCCCTGGTGACGGCGGCGGTCGTGCACGGCGAACTGCTCACCCTCCGCCCGTTCGCCTCGTGCAACGGGCTGGTGGCGCGGACCGCCGAGCGGATCGTGCTCATCGGCAGCGGACTGGACCCCAAGGCGGTGTGCCCGTCCGAGGTCGGGCACGCGGAGCTGGGATCCGCTGCGTACGCCGAGGCGCTGGCGGGTTATGCCTCCGGTACGCCCGAGGGGGTGGCGGCATGGATCGCGCACTGCGGACGGGCGGTCGGACTCGGGGCCCGGGAGAGCACGGCGGTCTGCGAGGCCCTCCAGAGGGGCGCGGCCTGA
- the ssd gene encoding septum site-determining protein Ssd has product MNGLNTSDRLESAVTGAGPPLVVTEDSELLDELLRLCAAAGAEPEVCHGVPGRGSWERAPLVIVGDDAVPRLRNAVRRAGVLLISREPGDHGIWQRAVGVGADHVVPLPGCEAWLVDRIADALEGTAAPALAVGVIGGRGGAGASTLACALAVTAARDGRRTMLVDGDPLGGGLDVLLGGESAEGLRWPAFAQSRGRVAAGALEESLPRLRSLRLLSWDRGDTVAVPPEAMRSVLSAARRRGGAVVVDLPRRLDETVAEALAQLDLGLLVVPAGLRSVAAAHRVASAVRTVLPDLRVVVRGPCGAGLEDEEIAALLGLPLAGEIPPEPGLPVEAPGGSVPGDNTRGPLARFCSAFWDRALPGGGGAAA; this is encoded by the coding sequence ATGAACGGACTGAACACTTCCGATCGGCTGGAAAGTGCCGTAACAGGAGCGGGGCCACCCCTGGTGGTCACGGAGGACTCGGAACTCCTGGACGAGCTTCTGCGGTTGTGCGCCGCGGCGGGCGCCGAGCCGGAGGTCTGCCACGGCGTCCCTGGACGCGGCAGCTGGGAGCGAGCCCCCCTGGTGATCGTCGGCGACGACGCCGTGCCCCGGCTGCGCAACGCCGTACGGCGGGCCGGGGTCCTGCTGATCAGCCGGGAACCGGGGGACCACGGCATCTGGCAGCGGGCCGTCGGCGTCGGCGCCGACCACGTCGTTCCTCTGCCCGGCTGTGAGGCCTGGCTGGTGGACCGGATCGCCGACGCCCTGGAGGGCACCGCCGCACCGGCGCTCGCCGTCGGCGTGATCGGAGGCCGGGGCGGTGCCGGGGCCTCCACCCTGGCCTGCGCGCTCGCCGTCACGGCGGCCCGCGACGGCCGGCGCACCATGCTCGTGGACGGTGATCCGCTCGGTGGCGGGCTGGACGTGCTGCTCGGCGGGGAGAGCGCCGAGGGGCTGCGCTGGCCGGCGTTCGCCCAGTCGCGCGGCCGGGTGGCCGCCGGCGCGCTGGAGGAGTCGCTTCCGCGGCTGCGCTCCCTGCGCCTGCTCAGCTGGGACCGGGGCGACACGGTGGCCGTCCCGCCCGAGGCCATGCGTTCCGTGCTCTCCGCCGCGCGGCGGCGGGGTGGTGCCGTGGTCGTCGACCTGCCCCGGCGGCTGGACGAAACGGTCGCCGAGGCGCTGGCCCAGCTCGATCTGGGGCTGCTGGTGGTGCCGGCCGGGCTGCGTTCGGTCGCCGCGGCGCACCGCGTGGCGTCGGCCGTCCGCACCGTCCTCCCGGATCTCCGGGTCGTGGTGCGCGGGCCCTGCGGCGCGGGTCTGGAGGACGAGGAGATCGCCGCGCTGCTCGGGCTCCCGCTGGCGGGGGAGATTCCCCCGGAGCCGGGACTCCCCGTGGAGGCGCCGGGTGGATCCGTCCCGGGCGACAACACCCGCGGACCGCTGGCCCGGTTCTGCTCGGCCTTCTGGGACCGGGCCCTGCCGGGTGGCGGGGGTGCCGCCGCGTGA
- a CDS encoding DEAD/DEAH box helicase, with protein MAFNHLPAGAHDALSPFFIRPVTHSVPMADDQLPQSAGTRPAPRAVLGLLAGTADRAARVTHTEHLPPRVGRHADWPQGIREEVVEALRSAGMERPWEHQARVAGHALRGESVIVATGTASGKSLSYLTPVLSSLLDGSEAPNGRGATALYLAPTKALAADQRRAVGGLAAPLGRAVRPAVYDGDTPVEEREWVRQYANYVLTNPDMLHRGILPAHPRWASFLRALRHVVIDEAHTYRGVFGSHVAQVLRRLRRVCARYGSDPVFLLASATSAEPALAAGRLTGLPVAQVTEDASPRGELVFALWEPPLTELHGEHGAPVRRTATAESAELLTDLVARGVRTVAFVRSRRGAELISVIAQERLAAVNRSLPGRVAAYRGGYLPQERRALEAALHRGDLLGLSATNALELGVDIAGLDAVVIAGYPGTRASLWQQAGRAGRAGQGALAVLVARDDPLDTFLVHHPEALFRQPVESTVLDPDNPYVLAPHLCAAAAELPLTAADMELFGPAAPDLVPQLERRKLLRRRATAWHWTRRERAADLADIRGEGGTPVQVVEAATGRLLGTVDAASAHTAVHDGAVHLHQGRTYLVKRLDLEDSVALVEEADPPYSTTARDTTAVTVLDTSTEVPWGGSRLCFGSVEVTHQVVSFLRRKLITGEVLGESRLDLPPRTLRTRGVWWTVTEDQLEAARISPEQLPGALHAAEHASIGMLPLFATCDRWDIGGVSVPLHPDTLLPTVFVYDGHHGGAGFAERAFHTARRWLTATREAIAACECESGCPSCVQSPKCGNGNDPLDKNAAVRLLSVLLAAAPAE; from the coding sequence ATGGCATTCAATCACTTACCGGCAGGCGCGCACGACGCCTTGAGCCCATTCTTCATCAGGCCAGTGACACACTCGGTGCCGATGGCCGACGACCAACTCCCGCAGTCTGCGGGCACGCGCCCCGCCCCACGGGCGGTACTCGGCCTGCTCGCCGGCACGGCTGACCGGGCTGCACGCGTCACTCATACGGAGCACTTGCCCCCGCGCGTGGGCCGCCATGCGGACTGGCCGCAGGGGATCCGGGAGGAAGTCGTGGAAGCGCTCCGGAGCGCCGGGATGGAGCGGCCGTGGGAGCACCAGGCGCGGGTCGCCGGACACGCCCTGCGCGGCGAGTCGGTGATCGTGGCCACCGGTACCGCCTCCGGGAAGTCCCTCTCGTATCTCACACCGGTCCTCAGCTCCCTCCTGGACGGTTCCGAGGCACCGAACGGACGGGGGGCGACGGCGCTGTACCTCGCGCCGACGAAGGCGCTCGCCGCGGACCAGCGCCGGGCCGTGGGCGGACTCGCCGCTCCCCTCGGCCGAGCCGTGCGCCCCGCGGTGTACGACGGTGACACCCCCGTGGAGGAGCGCGAGTGGGTGCGCCAGTACGCCAACTACGTGCTGACCAACCCGGACATGCTGCACCGGGGCATCCTCCCCGCCCATCCGCGCTGGGCCTCCTTTCTGCGGGCGCTGCGCCACGTCGTCATCGACGAGGCCCACACCTATCGCGGGGTCTTCGGCTCGCACGTCGCGCAGGTGCTGCGCCGGCTCCGCCGGGTCTGTGCCCGCTACGGCTCCGACCCGGTGTTCCTGCTCGCCTCCGCCACGTCCGCCGAACCCGCGCTGGCCGCCGGCCGGCTGACGGGCCTGCCGGTCGCCCAGGTCACCGAGGACGCCTCACCCCGGGGAGAGCTCGTCTTCGCCCTCTGGGAGCCCCCGCTGACGGAACTGCACGGCGAACACGGTGCGCCGGTCCGGCGCACCGCCACCGCGGAGTCCGCCGAACTGCTGACCGACCTGGTCGCCCGTGGCGTGCGCACCGTCGCCTTCGTACGGTCCCGGCGCGGCGCGGAGCTGATCTCCGTGATCGCGCAGGAGCGGCTGGCCGCCGTAAACCGTTCGCTTCCCGGGCGTGTCGCGGCCTACCGCGGCGGTTATCTGCCGCAGGAGCGCCGCGCCCTGGAGGCCGCCCTGCACCGGGGGGACCTGCTGGGGCTCTCCGCCACCAACGCCCTGGAACTCGGCGTGGACATCGCCGGGCTCGACGCCGTCGTGATCGCCGGCTACCCCGGCACCCGCGCCTCGCTGTGGCAGCAGGCAGGCCGGGCGGGCCGCGCCGGGCAGGGCGCCCTCGCGGTCCTGGTCGCCCGGGACGACCCGCTGGACACCTTTCTGGTGCACCACCCCGAGGCACTCTTCCGGCAGCCCGTGGAATCGACCGTCCTCGATCCGGACAACCCGTATGTCCTCGCCCCCCATCTCTGCGCCGCGGCGGCCGAACTCCCGCTCACCGCGGCGGACATGGAGCTGTTCGGCCCTGCCGCGCCCGATCTCGTCCCGCAGCTGGAGCGCCGGAAGCTGCTGCGCCGGCGGGCCACCGCCTGGCACTGGACCCGCCGGGAGCGGGCGGCCGATCTCGCGGACATCCGCGGTGAGGGCGGCACCCCCGTCCAGGTCGTCGAGGCCGCGACGGGCCGCCTGCTGGGCACCGTGGACGCCGCCTCCGCCCACACCGCCGTCCACGACGGCGCCGTCCACCTCCACCAGGGCCGCACCTACCTCGTCAAGCGGCTGGACCTCGAGGACTCCGTGGCCCTGGTCGAGGAGGCGGACCCGCCCTACTCGACCACCGCGCGGGACACCACGGCCGTCACCGTCCTCGACACCAGCACCGAGGTGCCCTGGGGCGGCTCCCGGCTGTGCTTCGGTTCCGTCGAGGTCACCCACCAGGTCGTCTCCTTCCTCCGCCGCAAACTCATCACCGGGGAGGTGCTGGGCGAGTCCAGGCTCGATCTGCCGCCCCGCACCCTGCGGACGCGCGGTGTCTGGTGGACCGTCACGGAGGACCAGCTCGAAGCGGCCCGGATCTCCCCGGAGCAGCTCCCGGGCGCACTGCACGCCGCGGAGCACGCCTCGATCGGCATGCTGCCGCTCTTCGCCACCTGCGACCGGTGGGACATCGGCGGTGTCTCCGTGCCTCTGCACCCCGACACCCTGCTGCCGACCGTCTTCGTCTACGACGGCCACCACGGTGGCGCGGGCTTCGCCGAACGCGCCTTCCACACCGCCCGGCGCTGGCTGACAGCCACCCGGGAGGCCATCGCGGCCTGCGAGTGCGAGTCGGGCTGCCCGTCCTGCGTCCAGTCACCGAAGTGCGGCAACGGGAACGACCCCCTGGACAAGAACGCCGCCGTCCGGCTGCTCTCCGTTCTTCTGGCCGCAGCCCCCGCGGAGTGA
- a CDS encoding type II secretion system F family protein, with product MTVCAALVSAGLAVWLSAWRRGQQRRARLLLPGARPVVHGDGGLRRYARWPAAAREWWERTRTRLGQEWLCLPAGCLIGWFGDSPLPPLAALGAVPLVRRRLRRRDGRRAAERRAGEVIEWCAVMAGELRAGRQPAEALLAAPVRPGPSQASVAAAARFGGDVPGALRQAARWPGAEGLAGVAACWQAAADTGAGLAGGLDRVAAALRAEREQREDLRAQLEGTRCTALLLALLPAFGLLMGGLLGADPLRVLLHTPAGLACLLTGAALESAGLAWTARIVRTAEGSGGARPAATEHPGPAHGRYAGGAAHTDGPGKGRATALGPGRTA from the coding sequence ATGACGGTCTGCGCGGCTCTGGTGTCCGCGGGTCTGGCCGTGTGGCTGTCGGCGTGGCGGCGGGGCCAACAGCGGCGTGCGCGGCTGCTGTTGCCCGGAGCGCGCCCGGTGGTCCACGGGGACGGCGGCCTCCGCCGGTACGCGCGGTGGCCGGCCGCGGCCCGGGAATGGTGGGAGCGGACCCGGACCCGGCTCGGCCAGGAGTGGCTGTGCCTGCCGGCCGGGTGCCTGATCGGTTGGTTCGGGGATTCCCCGCTGCCGCCGCTCGCGGCTCTCGGGGCCGTACCGCTGGTGCGGCGCCGGCTGCGGCGGCGGGACGGGAGGCGGGCAGCGGAACGGCGTGCCGGGGAGGTCATCGAGTGGTGCGCGGTGATGGCCGGGGAGTTGCGGGCCGGTCGGCAACCGGCCGAGGCGCTGCTGGCCGCGCCGGTCCGGCCGGGGCCCTCCCAAGCCTCGGTGGCGGCCGCGGCCCGGTTCGGCGGCGACGTGCCCGGAGCCCTGCGGCAGGCCGCCCGATGGCCGGGCGCGGAGGGCTTGGCCGGGGTCGCGGCCTGCTGGCAGGCGGCGGCCGACACCGGGGCCGGGCTCGCGGGCGGGCTGGACCGGGTGGCGGCCGCCCTGCGAGCCGAACGGGAGCAGCGGGAGGACCTCCGCGCCCAACTGGAGGGGACGAGATGCACCGCGCTTCTGCTGGCCCTGCTGCCCGCCTTCGGGTTGCTGATGGGCGGCCTGCTCGGCGCGGATCCGCTCCGGGTGCTCCTGCACACACCGGCCGGACTCGCCTGTCTGCTGACGGGGGCGGCACTGGAATCCGCCGGACTGGCCTGGACGGCGCGGATCGTACGGACCGCGGAGGGGTCCGGCGGGGCGCGGCCGGCCGCGACGGAGCACCCGGGGCCCGCACACGGCCGGTACGCCGGGGGTGCCGCGCATACCGACGGCCCGGGCAAGGGCCGGGCCACCGCACTCGGACCCGGGAGGACGGCGTGA
- a CDS encoding Rv3654c family TadE-like protein, producing MTATALCAVFAAVLALGQAVITRHRAGGGADLAALAAADHALSGQDAACGLARRVAEAQGVRLVRCVVRGEVSDVTAEAAAGPFASRVRARAGPADHPVGGADPERDGPGRPRERIPGSDGG from the coding sequence GTGACGGCCACGGCTCTGTGCGCCGTGTTCGCGGCTGTGCTGGCCCTGGGGCAAGCCGTGATCACTCGCCACCGGGCGGGCGGCGGTGCGGATCTCGCGGCCCTGGCGGCGGCCGATCACGCGCTGTCGGGCCAGGACGCGGCCTGTGGACTGGCCCGGCGGGTCGCCGAGGCTCAGGGGGTCCGGCTGGTGCGCTGTGTGGTGCGCGGTGAGGTCTCGGACGTGACCGCCGAGGCCGCTGCCGGACCGTTCGCGTCCCGGGTCCGGGCCCGCGCGGGCCCGGCGGACCACCCGGTGGGAGGCGCGGACCCGGAGAGGGACGGCCCCGGCCGTCCCCGGGAACGGATACCCGGTTCGGACGGGGGATGA